The DNA window TTTTTTGGACCATTTGGTTTTCGGTTGATTTAGCACGAGatcctttttttcccctttttttCTATATTTTGGGTTTCCTATACGAGGATTCGGATGTTGGCAAAATGACACGCATACACTCGCCCCTGCATGATTCATTTCTGGAATCTTTTGTCAtctcttttttccttccttgaGAAGTTCCTCTTCGGGGCCACATGTGTGCATTGTACCAACAGCAGATAGATTTGGATGGACTTGTGCGGGAGAAAAAATAGAGGATTCTCTTTTGGTCTGCATTGACTAAATCCTTGGATGTCATTTGCTGTTGTTATCTTGCGCTCGTTCCTGGATGGTCCCGCTGGTCGTTGGTTTGTGTTCTGTACAATATCTCATCTAGATCTAGAACGATAAACAGATTCCATTAGATAATCTGTTTGGAGAATTCCTGGTTTTCGTTTTGAAGGTGATAACGGAGTTTATTGAGATATATATGTCTTGGAGGAAAATCTATTGGTAGATTTCGGAATAGTAGTGTGACATGGAATTTCGGAGATATCTATACATGGAGTGGCTTTTGGTTTGACAGATGACTCTTAACTGGACACAGTAATTTCATCCAGCCACGGGTGACAGGGACGGGGTTTGCTCAAAGGTAAATCACTCCTAAGACCAGGGTGATGTCCTAGACATCCCAAGACGCGTGTacctggatggagagagcTTATAAGAGCAGCGCGGGATTTGGTGTAAAGTCTCTGCCGTGTGCATGCAAAGTGGCAGGTGTATAGTACTATACGCTTTGCACAACTGTTGTAGTAAAGTCTAACAAGAAGACCCCATTTGATCTTGTATCGTTGTATGGTAGCCAGGGTGCGTCTCAAAAGAAATTTGTCTTTTGCGTTGATTGGGTCTTGCTCTGGTCGCCTAGATTAGCGGTGGTAGGTGCCACAGAGTCCTTCTCTTGGGCTTTAGATGCCTGGCTTTGCTTTTGTGATGATTCGGATTTGGAGTTCTTTTGGTGCCAGAGAGAatcctcttcttcgatctcACGGAGCACTAGGGAGAATCACACAGTCAATAAGATGCACAGACTTGGCCCAGCAGAGGACCAGTAGGTAGCATACCCTCCTCCCATTCCCGTTCTTTCGCCTCATCGCCAGTACCCAACAACCTCTCCACATCGACCGTCTCCCCCCGCTTAACCTTCTCAATCACCTCCCGCAGGAGCTCAATTTTCGCATCTGTCGTCCGGCGATAGGCCGCATAGTCGTTCTTCAGAGTCATCATGCGGATAGCCTGCGATCCGATGAgagtgaagatgatgatgtagAAGGTGGCTGGGTTCCATTCGGTAGACTTGGTGTCTTTCGCTGTGCGCTCCTTGCGTCTCCCGCGGTCGCGAAGGAATCTGGGAATCATCGCTGTCCATACGGATGTCTGGGCGATCTTTGGGAGGTGGTCGGTCGTCGCATATCGTCGCACTTGCGCTGAGGCGCGGCACCTGGGTATAGCAGAGGATATAGAGGGATTGGACCAAAGATGTCGCAAGATTGGCCCAGAGGACCAGGCCCGTAATGGTGTGGCCATGGTTTGTGTAAGTGTTGTGGGAAGTGAGAATAAGGAAGAACGAGACGATCGGAACTTCAATTTACGGCCTAAGACATGAGGCATCAACGCTATTCCCTGTCGGGAGTGTTGTTGCTGCGACAACCAAACACCAAACCCAAGACAAGCAAATCACCACGAGCTTCAAGTCCGATGAACACCACAGGAGTAACTAcctccctcccaccatggcggtCACCGTCCTGCCTGCCGATTCCCTAACCGAATCCGTCAAGCTGGCAGTCCGATCCCCTTCGACTTGCTCCGCGACGACCGTGTCGTCTCTCCAAGCACTCCTACGCGGTGCGTCCCAACCGCCAGACGCCAAATCCACTCGGAAGAATACCTCCTCAAAGGAGACTACATCCTCTCGAACGAAATCCGCTCGGACAAAGACCACTGTGAAGGACGCGTCGCAATCGCTAGCTGAGCAGGATGCCGGGGGCTTGTCAAGTCAGGAACGGCTGGTCCTCGCGACGGAGGTGTTCAATACGACATTGAAGGCTCTCACCGATGCTTCGAAGAAGGGCCAGGCTTCTCTTGACAGTACACCATCAAGAGAATCCAAATCAGCTGGGCGAACAGCTGGGAAAGCGTCAGACACCGAGCTCGGAGTCCATTCGGCGGCTGAATGTGCCAGGCTGGCATTAGCGACTCTGCGAATGCTCAAGACTGACAGAAGTCAAGACAATGGACTTCCCAATATGCAGATCGAGCAGGGTGTGTGCGTTTTGGTGGGCAAATTGATTTCCTTGGGACTCAATGACCTGGCCTACAAGGAGCTCAAGTCTCTCAAGCGGCGGATCCAGCAACACCTTGACCTGACAGCCGCcggaaagaagaaagcagaCACCAAAGAGGCACAGGATGATGAAGCGGGTAAAGAACGCATGTCTGATTTGGTGACGTTTTCGAATCTGGCCAACGCGAAATCCCTCTATGGCCTCCTGGTTCCGTTTCACGCCAACGCAATGCGCCTCATTGCAGCGGACAGAAAAGCCTCCACAATTCAGAAGCTCTGCCCGTCTTTGCAGCTGTCTGATCCCAGCAGCCCTGCCCAGGTGATCATGGCTGCTGTAAAATCTGGAAATCTATCGGATGACAAGGCTGCTCTCCAACTGCAGTTGCTGTCGAATACAGTGCTCTCGTTCTGCCCTCGTACCCCTCAACCATCCGATAGCGCATCACCAATGAAACCCCTCACAACCCTAACCTTACAACTGCTGTCTCTGGAAATCCGATGCTTGAGCTGGAAGCTATCTGGCCATATGTGCGACGAGACCAAAGAGGTGCTGGATCCTTTGGCTCGCTATATCGGAGGCTTCTCTCACCGCAGCAAAGGAATTGAGAAATCTGAATTTGCCGCTATTTATAAAACGATAACCCGCCTTCAATCTGCCGTTGCAGATTATAAGAAGAAGACACCGGATCAGCCCAAGAACAATACCCCATCCGCCAACATCATGGTCGTTCTCGGACAGCTTGCTTTGGATGCGGGCTGCATTGAAGAATCCTTGAAGTTGCTGAACCAAGCGGTTATACCACTTTGGCAGAACCAGAGTCTTTCCCTTGCTACCGTCCGATGCAAGATCGCGATTGTCCACTTCAAAACATCGAAAAACTCCAAGGGCTGTTTAGATGAATTCTTGAAATCAATATCCGATGCCACTGCGGCACTGGCACTACAACTAAAAGGAAGCACCAACGACTTGGACGAGCTGCTCATTGAAGCTGCAAAACTCAAGAAAGTGACTCTCGCCTGGTTTGGAGAGGCCATCACCAAAACACTCGCCAATGACAGCAAGAAAAATGAAGTCTCCAATCAAATCCGAGAATACTTACAAGCATTCTTGAGATTTCTCAGACGTTATGTCGGCCGGGCGCCCACCGAAGATAATGACAAGGAGACAGATATGTTCCTCGACCGGATTGCCATGTCCAAAAGCATCGTGATTGCCGCCGTGGACTCGGCTGTGGCTGTTGGAAAGTTGTCTATCATGTCACAAAGCCCGCCTTGGGAGGATATTCTTCCCATCTTGAGCGATTCCCATCGTCTGCTGACGACCATTGAGGCCGCAGTCAAGGAACCTGAACCTATTGGTGCATCGCTCACGAAACTTTCCAACCTTTTCTGGTCGCGATACAtcaaggagaaagaagcgGGACAGGGCTACCGAGAGCTTCTGTCTCTTCTCAAACAATCAACCCACCTGCTGTCGAGCTGCTCGCCTTCCCACAGAAACCAAGGTTTTGCTGCTTTGAAGTTCGAGAGAATCGCTCATCTGTACTTGGATGGAAGTATGCACAATGAATCCGAAAAAGCGTTTCGACAGTCAATCAAAGAATACATCGACACCGGCACTCTGGAACAAattgcagaagatggcgcAGCAGATCTCAAAACAGCTAGCCAGGATCCCAAAAGTCATGGTTTCATGCTCGGCCGCGTGCTTTCTGCCTTTTTGAAGATGAAACTGCGGCGAAAAGGCTCCATCTCCTTTGCTCTCTACGACGACACCGAACTGGCACAAGAGCAAAGGGGCATGATTCTCGAGTGGCAGATGGGCTTGCTTGTCGACATGCAGAGCTATTCCGCCAGCGATGACGGTTTTCGTGCAACTCTCAGTCCAGTGGTCTCCAATCTACTCGAAATCTACTCTGTCGACCTTTACCCTATCCGCCGTCTTCGGGTGACTATTACTGCACTACGATTTCTCCTAGAAAATCCTAATGCCTTGGACTCGACATTGCATGAGAGACTTTTGGACGAAGGCACCGAGAGCCTGGGTTTCGAAAACGGCTTTGCAGAAGACGCTCATCTGGCTCAGTTCGCACCCCACACCACAAATTCGCTACGTGTGATTATTGGCCTTCACCAGGGTAAGATAGATGCGAATGAGCTAGGCGACGTGCTTGCTTCATGGACATCCATGGCCCGCCAATGTCAGGACTTGgattctctccttctctgtGTGAACGATACAGAGTACTGGGTTCTTCAGCTCAAAGCGCTGGTTGATTACACAGAAATACACGGACTCTGGAAAGCACAGCTCAGCGCCCTGGAGTTGATTCTACGTGCTGCCGAGTTTCAACAGTCCGGAGACCCCGACGCCATTATCATCCTGTCTCGGTTGGTCTTACAGAATTGTCGGCTTGGATACTGCCAGAAGGCAGCAGATCTCCTCTCCCGCGGCGAGCAATACCTCGCCCAGCACAAGGTGTCTCCTCTCGCGACCATCTCCTACAAGCTTGCACAAGCGGAATACCTCCTTGAAACTGGAGAAGTCCACAAGGCCGTTTCTACGCTGTCAACCGCCCGGGGACTGTATGAGAAAAGCCAGAACTCGCGCGCGGACTTATCCGTTTGGACAAAGATCTCCTGGGAGAGGCTAGTGGCAGATGCTGTTTTTATTCAGTCGCGGCTATCTTCAGCGCAGGGGTCGATGACGCAGGCATTGTACTTTGCAAAGCTCTCTGTGCGCTTGAACTGTCGCATCTGGGccaaggttgagaagctgGCGCAGAGAAAACAAGACAAAGCCTTGCCCGCAGCAGCTAGCTCTGAGGTTGAAGCCGTTGCTGATGGAATTGACAAGCTTGATTTATCCCAGAATGGATCCTCTCCGGACTTGTCTTCGACCAGCTATATTCAAGGAGCGCCTTTCTGGCCACACCTCGGTTCACATCATATCTGCTTGTTGAACCTTGCGACCTTGTCTGCCCATCATGGTTTGTTCCAGGATGCCATCTACTATGGAGAGCAGGCATTGAAGATCGACAAGACTTTCGACGCCAATATTCGACTCATGGCAGCGCAGACTCAACTTGGGAGCCACTGGATTCTCGGAGGCAATGCCACAGAGGGCCAAGCGCTCCTTGCAGCCGCAGCGGAGTCGACCAAGCAAACTCAGACAAGTATTGAGTTCGTTTCTCTACAGATGGCCCTCGCGTCGCTTTACAAGGAGCAAGGTCATCATGAGATGGCACTCCGCGTGCTTCTGGACGCCGATAAAATCATCACATCGATCATGTCCTCTGATGTCCCCGGTGCATCAGACGAAATCGCAGTCCTTGAGGAAAAGATGGACAACCTACGGGTACGTGGAAGCAGTCGCCGAGCACAAGCTGCTGCCCCAGCCACACCTACCGCCCGACGCACGCGTGCAACAACTGCGACTACCAAGCGGGGGGCACCAGCAAAGAAAGACCTCTCTGGAGCCCAGTCTaggtctcttcttcagctcaaAGGCAATGTCCTCCGGCAGCAGGCCGACTGCTTGCGAGCACTGCGCGATTTTGAACGATCTGCGCGCACGCTCGATGAAGCACGACAGTTTGCCGTGGCCCGTGAGAGCAGAGTGTCGCTAGAGATTGGCGAGAGTGAGCACCTGCTAGCAGACGCGATCCGACATTTCGCCAGCCATGCAGTCTACTGCGTTCTTCCTGAGTCTACCATTTCACTTCCCTCACTCAAATCGCCATCCAAGGCTGCAGCCGAGACCACCGTCAAAGCTTCAGCTGCCAAAAGAACAAAGGCTCCTGCCAGAGGAACGCGCAGGACGCAAAAAGCTACCGAGGATTTCTCGATAATGTTATCGAAAGCCGGAGATTGTCTCAACAGTGTCTTTGCTGATGCAAGTGTTCTTGGCTCAACACTTGACGGCCACGCTGCTTCTCGTCTGATGAGCCGGATCTCGATGCTATCCCATGCTACTACTCCTGGAGGCCCAGCTGTCTGGGCCCTGTCGCCTGCAAACATGAACGAAATCGGACGTGTGGGCGCCTTCGCCCGTGAACGCATAGCAATTGACATCGATCGGCAACTAGCCGACTCTGCCGACCCTCTACTCTGGCCGACTTCGTCTGATTCCACCGCtgagctggacgatgagatATGCTCGAACTTCTCCCAAAACTACGTAGACATCCTGCCCGAGAACTGGAATGTACTTTCATTGTCACTGAGTGCAGATCAGACCGAATTTGTCATTTCGCGTCTGCAGAAGAACAGCGccccttttcttctgcgaCTCCCTCTCCGACGTGGCAActcggacgaggatgaagagcagTTCACCTTTGAAGAtggcaaggaggagatgcaggaAATCATTAAGCTGGCGAACGAAAGCGCGCACGCTGCCAAGGCTCAGACTGACAGATTGTCCAAGAAAGAGTGGTGGAAGAATCGCGAATCACTCGACGGTCGTCTGGAAAGCCTTCTTCAGAATATCGAGAGCCTCTGGTTCGGCGGCTTCCGGGGCGTGTTCTCGCCGCTATCCCGGGAGACGACTGCCCTGGCCCGCTTCTCGAGCTCTTTCCAGGATATCCTCGACAAACATCTTCCTTCCCGGCAGAAGGGCGGCAAGAACGCTGGGCCTCAGCTGACACTTCACCAGAACGTGGTAGAGTTGTTTATCGGTCTGCGAGATCTGGAAGCGCAGGAGGAGCCTGAGGATACGCTGATGGACCTGCTCTACTTTGTGGTGGATATTCTCCAGTTCCAAGGAGAGCGCAACGCCTACGACGAGATCGACTTCGACAGGATGGTCGTTGATACTCTGGACGCGCTGCGCAGCTACCATGAAGCCGCGCGAGATGAATTGGCCGCACGGTCTGCGAATCATACGGTCCTGGTACTGGACAAGGCCCTGCATTTGTTTCCATGGGAATCTCTTCCCTGCCTGCAAGGCTTCCCCGTGTGCCGTGTGCCATCCCTAGAATGTCTACGAGAACGCGTCCTCCAGTTTGGGAGCTCCCGATCTACCGCCGTGGCCGATCGCACCTCGGGCAGTTTCATCCTCAACCCAACCGGTGACCTGCGCACAACGCAGAATACCTTTGAGAAAGACCTCTTACGCCTCGAGTCCTGGACAGGGATCATCCACCGCGAGCCGACAGAAGACGAATTCCGCAGCTCGATCGAATCCAAGGACCTATTTCTGTATTTTGGGCACGGGAGCGGCGCGCAGTATATCCGCGGGCGCACCATCAAGCGGTTGAGCCAGTGTGCCGTCGCGTTCCTCATGGGTTGCAGCAGCGGCACGTTGACCGAGGCCGGCGAGTACGAGCCCTACGGCACGCCGATGCATTATCTGCACGCGGGCAGTCCGGCGCTGGTAGCCACGCTGTGGGACGTCACGGATAAGGACATTGATCGATTCGCGGCGTCGGCGTTTGAGCAATGGGGGCTAATGGGAGAAGTGAAGGGCTCGGGAGTCGCGCTGGACGAGGCGGTTGCGCGGTCTCGAGGGAAGTGTGTATTGAAGTACTTGAATGGGGCGGCACCGGTGGTGTATGGCGTGCCGGTGATGTTACAATAGTTAtatgtctctctctctctccgctGCGGGCAACCCAGGGATTCGTTTACTTGTTTGGtttattcttctcctcatgCGGGGCACAGAGAAAACCCCACGTCGGAAGACGTCGGCCTCCAATTCTTATTATTTCTATCCGATCCatccctttcttccctttctaCTCCCCCACTCCTAACTCATTCACACACACAAACATCAATATGGCCGTCACCACCAAAGCATCCATCGCCTCCTTCGGcggcaagctgctcaagctcAGCCACGCCGCCTCCACTACCCGCTGCGAGATGAACTTCAACCTCTACCTGCCGCCGCAGGCCCAAACCCAGAAGGTGCCCGTGCTGATCTATCTCTCTGGTCTGACCTGCACCCCCGATAATTGCACCGAAAAGGGCTTTTTCCAACATGCGGCGAGTAAGAAGGGCGTTGCGGTGTTGTATCCGGATACCAGTCCACGTAAGTATCCCCCCACACCTAGATAATTCATATTGTTTAATTAGAGGATGGATGAATTGATTATGTATCTATAAGGCGGCCTCAACATCGAAGGCGAAAACGAGTCCTACGACTTCGGCACCGGCGCAGGCTTCTACGTCGACGCCACGAAAGCTCCCTACGACGCCGGGTACAACATGTACAGTTACGTCACTGAGGAACTGCCCAAGACTGTCTTCGCGGCGTtcccgcagcagctggaTGGTAGTCGTGTGAGTATTACAGGGCATAGTATGGGTGGGCACGGCGCCCTGACTTTGGTGAGTGggcccttttcttttttttctttctttttttcgaAGTAATGCTTTCATGAAAGGCTAATGGATTGGGATAGTACTTCCGTAACCCCGGCAAATACAAGTCCGTCTCTGCGTTTGCACCCGTCACCAATCCCATCAACTCTCCCTGGGGCCAGAAGGCGTTCAAAGGCTACTTCGGCGATGACGCGCAGGAGAAGTGGAAGGCGCACGATGCTACGGAGTTGATTAAGAAGTGGTCTGGTGGACCATTGGATATTCTGATTGATGTTGTATGTTTTatgctttttcttccatcttgtccttctttcttttctttgtctgAGGATGATTTATGTCTAATTGATATCGATACCAGGGAACCGCCGACAACTTCTACAAGCAAGGCCAACTCCTACCCGAAAACTTTGAAGCTGCTGCCCGCGACGCCGGTCTTTCCGGTGTGCATGTGCGCTACCAGCCGGATTATGATCATTCCTATTTCACGATGGCTACCTTTGCAGATGATCATGTCGAGCATGCCGCGAAGTACCTCTTTGCATAGTGTGTTTTCCCCTCTATTTTTGAATGTGTCTGCCTGTCCTTCCAAAACAAGTGTAGTTGGATGTTTAGGGCTTTCTTCATTACTTTATATTGAGGGCCTTTTCTGATGGATGATTTCATGTTTGAAAGCGATCGCCACACCAAGTCTGTTATTTGAATtcagatcaatcaatcaaaaTCTTTTATCATATCGACATAATGTGGCTATTAGCGGGGGCTGCAATAGAATGAGACGGGCCAGGATGAATATCTGTTAGGATCAGGTTATAATTGAAAATAGGTATAGCCAGATTCAAGTCAATAGTGGTTCGTTCATTTCGTGACTACACTAGGATTGACTCCTAACCTCATTTACCATTCATTGAAAAATGCCTTTCTCAATATGAATGAACAAACAATTAGGTAGAAAGCTGACAATGCCGCACTAGAAGGGAGGTATGTACTCTTCTTTCGTTTATGTTTTTAGACCaacttttgcttttctttccttctaGTGCTAAACCTAATAGTTCATTTCATGTCATTCCGTCGTCTTTTTGAAATGAGAGAAAATATGACAGCATGGTATCTGTGCTTCGCAGATGGTGTGGATGGTGTGTGGGTAGCTCGTTCGAGGACAGGGCATCATCACCTCGTCTCGTCTCGTGAGAACAAAtagaaagaaacaaaagcTATGACATCGGGGGAATCTTGGTGAAAGAGGAGGGGAATAAGAAAAGGAAATGTCATGGAGATGGATAGGGTTGAGATGAGTGATAAGGTGTGTGTGTGAggtgtttgttgttgttattcATGCGCTTAGTCGTTGGATGAAGGACTATGTGGCAATCAGTTAGAAGATTGGTGAGTTAGCAAGTAATGGGCACACTTACTGGGAAGAACTGCCGGAATCCCCTGATATCCAGCTGGCTCAATGCATTTAGAAACTCCTCGATCAGATCCGCCCCCATGCCCATACCTGGCAGCTCCTGGTTCCGTAGGTACTCAGCATACTCCATGCCGGTCTTGAGGTAGATGGTACGCTGTAGGCCGCCCGCTTCTGCGAGGACCTGCTTAGCGTGTGCATCTTTGGAGTTGAACGACGGATTGGCAGGCAGGGCCCAGCACAGAGGCGAGAAGCGCGAGATCATGAACCCGCTGAACCCGGGCAGAGCAGTCTGCGTCGCTGCAGCGCCgttggctgctgctggcgcgaCATCTGGCCCGCCCCAGCAGATACACATGCGGGCCAGCACGGAGAACGCCATCTTGGCCGTTGTGAAGTCGTCGATATCTTTGGCAAAGTGTtcgatggtggtgatgacAGTCTCGAACAAGGGCTGGTTTTGCTCGCTGATGATcacggcgccgaggtcgttGTTGAACACTGCTAGCAAGAAATTCAAATACTCGCGTTTCAGCTCTGCAAGCTGgatctcatcatcggtgCCGGTCGTGGGGTCCGTAAGGCCCGAAAAGACCCGCTGTAAGAAGGGGGTCAAGAGGGTGTCGAGGATGCTGTAGATCTCACCCTTGAATCCAAAGATGACTTGGTCCAACAGACGCAAAAACAGGGCCATTTCGTCGCGCGACGAGGTTTGGGTCAAAAGCCCATCGATCCAGCGGGGCAGTTGTGGAAGAATGCGTGATCCAAGGACGCCGATGAGCCGTGAGAAGGCAAAACGGGCTGCAGTCCGGATGTTAAACGACGTCTTGAGAGACTCCAACGCAACCAAGGTCGCCTCTGCGACTTGGCAGAAGGCCTCCGAGACTTCAACTGCTGGCAGGGCCCCTTGGGTGGGTGTGCCAGGCGTCCAGTCAGAGAAGCCGCGGGCGAGAGTTCCCAAAGCCATTATATCGTGATGGATCTGTAGCAGTGCTCGCTCGTCGTTGGATTTGGCTGCTGCGAGGTTTCGTTCCATATCTCCGAAGATCGGATTCAGCACCGACTGCGCATAGATAACCTGCTTGTCGGCAGTGACTCCAGGAGTCGAGCAGATAATCCCAACGGCCTCAAACAGGTACAGCTGGCTCGTGAATACGGCATCAGCCGAGCCTTCATGGTCTTCTGACGACATCTcgtcgccctcctcgccctccgAAGGCACCTCGGCCTGAATCACCAACAAATCGCCCAAGGCTTCAACCACTGTTTGGGCCACATTGCCAATATGGAAACGCAGCTGCTTCACAAGCCGCTGGAAGAGGTACCAAGAACGCGTCTTGACTTTTCGGACAGGGTGATGCACAAGCTGAAGGAAACTCTCCAGAACGCCGGGAATGAGGTGGGTATGGTGCTGGAAGAACGAGCTGTAGCGAACGCAGATCTCCATAAACTGGAGTTGGGTGGCGGGGTGAGTGAAAGAACGGATATCTGCATCAGATTAGAAACAAGACCTGATTTGAAACCTCGGGCTGGACCTACCCGACTCCACCATGTGTAGCATCATCTCAATTAACCGAGTCGAGGCCGGCCCATTGGGCGCGCCTTTTATGTAAAGACCACCACTCTTGACTGCCAAGTCTCCAAACAGATACATTTCATGCAGCGCAAGATCCAGGTCGCGCCAGTCGAGCTGGCCCCCAGATGACCGCAGGTTTTCAAAGGTTGCACCCACAACCTCCGAGATGGCATTGATGTAAAGTTCCTCGTCTGTAAAGGCAATGACTTGCTGCAGCACACCCAGGCGTTTCCGCAATTCTTGAAATTCCGCCTCATCCGtctgctcatcctcatctcccCAGTTCGAGGTCTCGTCATAGCGCATCTTGGCCACAATGGCCTTGAGAACTGGAAGCAGGATCGACTTGTTCCGCTCTTGAAAGGACGGGTTGGCCTTGTTGAGTTTGCGGAGGTAGGTGACCATGTCGTTGACACAGGGGATGACGGTCGAGCAGACTTCGTCATACTCGTCCGAGAAGTAGCGCAGGACGTGTGGCAGGAAGACCTGGAGCAGGTTgtcggccttctccttcacctcgCCCGAATCTGTTTCCAGCACCCGCACAATATCCATGACCGTGCTGTTGACCAGCTTGGCCACCGTCTCTGCTAGATCTGTGTCGTACCTCGATGTGAATCGGTTCTCGTGCAATGGTGGACTGTTGGACAGCTGCGTAACAATCGAGTCGAGGTTCAGGAAGACGATCATCTCAATCTTGTCTGCtggcttcatcttcttgccaaTGATCTCGGTAAAGACATCC is part of the Penicillium psychrofluorescens genome assembly, chromosome: 4 genome and encodes:
- a CDS encoding uncharacterized protein (ID:PFLUO_006489-T1.cds;~source:funannotate); protein product: MATPLRAWSSGPILRHLWSNPSISSAIPRCRASAQVRRYATTDHLPKIAQTSVWTAMIPRFLRDRGRRKERTAKDTKSTEWNPATFYIIIFTLIGSQAIRMMTLKNDYAAYRRTTDAKIELLREVIEKVKRGETVDVERLLGTGDEAKEREWEEVLREIEEEDSLWHQKNSKSESSQKQSQASKAQEKDSVAPTTANLGDQSKTQSTQKTNFF
- a CDS encoding uncharacterized protein (ID:PFLUO_006490-T1.cds;~source:funannotate); amino-acid sequence: MAVTVLPADSLTESVKLAVRSPSTCSATTVSSLQALLRGASQPPDAKSTRKNTSSKETTSSRTKSARTKTTVKDASQSLAEQDAGGLSSQERLVLATEVFNTTLKALTDASKKGQASLDSTPSRESKSAGRTAGKASDTELGVHSAAECARLALATLRMLKTDRSQDNGLPNMQIEQGVCVLVGKLISLGLNDLAYKELKSLKRRIQQHLDLTAAGKKKADTKEAQDDEAGKERMSDLVTFSNLANAKSLYGLLVPFHANAMRLIAADRKASTIQKLCPSLQLSDPSSPAQVIMAAVKSGNLSDDKAALQLQLLSNTVLSFCPRTPQPSDSASPMKPLTTLTLQLLSLEIRCLSWKLSGHMCDETKEVLDPLARYIGGFSHRSKGIEKSEFAAIYKTITRLQSAVADYKKKTPDQPKNNTPSANIMVVLGQLALDAGCIEESLKLLNQAVIPLWQNQSLSLATVRCKIAIVHFKTSKNSKGCLDEFLKSISDATAALALQLKGSTNDLDELLIEAAKLKKVTLAWFGEAITKTLANDSKKNEVSNQIREYLQAFLRFLRRYVGRAPTEDNDKETDMFLDRIAMSKSIVIAAVDSAVAVGKLSIMSQSPPWEDILPILSDSHRLLTTIEAAVKEPEPIGASLTKLSNLFWSRYIKEKEAGQGYRELLSLLKQSTHLLSSCSPSHRNQGFAALKFERIAHLYLDGSMHNESEKAFRQSIKEYIDTGTLEQIAEDGAADLKTASQDPKSHGFMLGRVLSAFLKMKLRRKGSISFALYDDTELAQEQRGMILEWQMGLLVDMQSYSASDDGFRATLSPVVSNLLEIYSVDLYPIRRLRVTITALRFLLENPNALDSTLHERLLDEGTESLGFENGFAEDAHLAQFAPHTTNSLRVIIGLHQGKIDANELGDVLASWTSMARQCQDLDSLLLCVNDTEYWVLQLKALVDYTEIHGLWKAQLSALELILRAAEFQQSGDPDAIIILSRLVLQNCRLGYCQKAADLLSRGEQYLAQHKVSPLATISYKLAQAEYLLETGEVHKAVSTLSTARGLYEKSQNSRADLSVWTKISWERLVADAVFIQSRLSSAQGSMTQALYFAKLSVRLNCRIWAKVEKLAQRKQDKALPAAASSEVEAVADGIDKLDLSQNGSSPDLSSTSYIQGAPFWPHLGSHHICLLNLATLSAHHGLFQDAIYYGEQALKIDKTFDANIRLMAAQTQLGSHWILGGNATEGQALLAAAAESTKQTQTSIEFVSLQMALASLYKEQGHHEMALRVLLDADKIITSIMSSDVPGASDEIAVLEEKMDNLRVRGSSRRAQAAAPATPTARRTRATTATTKRGAPAKKDLSGAQSRSLLQLKGNVLRQQADCLRALRDFERSARTLDEARQFAVARESRVSLEIGESEHLLADAIRHFASHAVYCVLPESTISLPSLKSPSKAAAETTVKASAAKRTKAPARGTRRTQKATEDFSIMLSKAGDCLNSVFADASVLGSTLDGHAASRLMSRISMLSHATTPGGPAVWALSPANMNEIGRVGAFARERIAIDIDRQLADSADPLLWPTSSDSTAELDDEICSNFSQNYVDILPENWNVLSLSLSADQTEFVISRLQKNSAPFLLRLPLRRGNSDEDEEQFTFEDGKEEMQEIIKLANESAHAAKAQTDRLSKKEWWKNRESLDGRLESLLQNIESLWFGGFRGVFSPLSRETTALARFSSSFQDILDKHLPSRQKGGKNAGPQLTLHQNVVELFIGLRDLEAQEEPEDTLMDLLYFVVDILQFQGERNAYDEIDFDRMVVDTLDALRSYHEAARDELAARSANHTVLVLDKALHLFPWESLPCLQGFPVCRVPSLECLRERVLQFGSSRSTAVADRTSGSFILNPTGDLRTTQNTFEKDLLRLESWTGIIHREPTEDEFRSSIESKDLFLYFGHGSGAQYIRGRTIKRLSQCAVAFLMGCSSGTLTEAGEYEPYGTPMHYLHAGSPALVATLWDVTDKDIDRFAASAFEQWGLMGEVKGSGVALDEAVARSRGKCVLKYLNGAAPVVYGVPVMLQ
- a CDS encoding uncharacterized protein (ID:PFLUO_006491-T1.cds;~source:funannotate), which produces MAVTTKASIASFGGKLLKLSHAASTTRCEMNFNLYLPPQAQTQKVPVLIYLSGLTCTPDNCTEKGFFQHAASKKGVAVLYPDTSPRGLNIEGENESYDFGTGAGFYVDATKAPYDAGYNMYSYVTEELPKTVFAAFPQQLDGSRVSITGHSMGGHGALTLYFRNPGKYKSVSAFAPVTNPINSPWGQKAFKGYFGDDAQEKWKAHDATELIKKWSGGPLDILIDVGTADNFYKQGQLLPENFEAAARDAGLSGVHVRYQPDYDHSYFTMATFADDHVEHAAKYLFA